One window from the genome of Streptomyces sp. WZ-12 encodes:
- a CDS encoding LysR family transcriptional regulator, whose amino-acid sequence MIEARHLRVLRAVAQTGSFSAAARELGCTQPAVSQQMKALEQSAGTPLLVRTGREMRLTQAGRALVRHAAGILAGLTAAEEEVAAIAGLRAGRVRLVSFPSGSSTLVPTALARMRAAHPGVRVSLDEAEPPRSIELLRNGDCEIALAFRYPEVRGADPSACAEWEDLVVRPVLSDRLVGLVPDGHRLARAGAARFADLADEPWIAGCPRCRTHLVEVCEGAGFTPRIDFATDDYPAVIGLVGAGLGVAALPELTLESVRPKGATAVRMEPAVHREIVALTLPDLAHVPAVGAMLDQLAQAPGR is encoded by the coding sequence GTGATCGAAGCTCGTCATCTGCGGGTGCTGCGCGCCGTCGCCCAGACCGGTTCCTTCTCCGCCGCCGCGCGGGAGCTGGGCTGCACCCAGCCCGCGGTCAGTCAGCAGATGAAGGCCCTGGAGCAGTCCGCCGGGACGCCGCTACTGGTGCGGACCGGGCGGGAAATGCGGCTGACGCAGGCCGGCCGGGCGTTGGTGCGGCACGCGGCCGGCATCCTGGCGGGGCTGACCGCGGCCGAGGAGGAGGTCGCGGCCATCGCGGGGCTGCGGGCGGGGCGGGTGCGGCTGGTGTCGTTCCCGTCGGGCAGTTCGACGCTGGTGCCGACGGCGTTGGCCAGGATGCGGGCCGCGCACCCGGGGGTCCGGGTGTCGTTGGACGAGGCCGAACCGCCGCGCTCGATCGAGCTGTTGCGCAACGGGGACTGCGAGATCGCGCTGGCCTTCCGGTATCCGGAGGTGCGCGGCGCGGACCCGTCCGCCTGTGCGGAGTGGGAGGACCTGGTGGTCCGGCCGGTCCTGTCGGACCGGTTGGTCGGGCTGGTGCCGGACGGCCACCGACTGGCGCGGGCCGGCGCCGCCCGCTTCGCGGACCTGGCCGACGAGCCGTGGATCGCGGGCTGTCCGCGCTGCCGGACGCATCTGGTCGAGGTCTGTGAGGGGGCCGGGTTCACGCCGCGGATCGACTTCGCCACCGATGACTATCCGGCGGTGATCGGGCTGGTCGGGGCGGGTCTCGGGGTCGCGGCGCTGCCCGAGCTGACGCTGGAGTCGGTGCGCCCCAAGGGGGCGACGGCGGTGCGGATGGAGCCGGCCGTGCACCGCGAGATCGTCGCGCTGACGCTGCCGGATCTGGCGCATGTGCCCGCGGTCGGGGCGATGCTGGACCAGCTCGCCCAGGCGCCGGGGCGCTGA
- a CDS encoding WhiB family transcriptional regulator, producing the protein MADFSRLPGPNADLWDWQLLAACRGVDSSLFFHPEGERGAARSAREASAKEVCMRCPVRAQCAAHALAVREPYGVWGGLTEDEREELMGRARHRMVPASSLPGHASMPGA; encoded by the coding sequence ATGGCAGATTTCTCCCGCCTCCCGGGCCCGAACGCAGACCTCTGGGACTGGCAGTTGCTGGCCGCCTGCCGTGGCGTGGACAGCTCGCTCTTCTTCCACCCCGAGGGCGAGCGAGGAGCGGCCCGCAGCGCGCGGGAGGCGTCGGCGAAGGAGGTCTGCATGCGCTGCCCCGTGCGGGCCCAGTGCGCGGCGCATGCACTGGCCGTCCGCGAGCCCTACGGAGTCTGGGGCGGCCTCACCGAGGACGAGCGCGAGGAGCTCATGGGCCGGGCCCGCCACCGGATGGTCCCGGCGAGCTCACTGCCCGGCCACGCGAGCATGCCGGGCGCCTGA
- a CDS encoding response regulator transcription factor, with amino-acid sequence MTSVLVCDDSPLAREALRRAVATVPGVERVTTAANGEEVLRRWGADRSDLILMDVRMPGLGGVETVRRLLSADPGARIIMLTVAEDLDGVALAVAAGARGYLHKDASRAELRATVTQALADPTWRLAPRRLRSAEMGAAPTLTAREIQVLEGMSHGRSNAEIGRELFLSEDTVKTHARRLFKKLGASDRAHAVALGFRWGLVR; translated from the coding sequence ATGACATCCGTCCTCGTCTGTGACGACTCCCCGCTTGCCCGAGAGGCGCTCCGACGGGCGGTTGCGACCGTACCCGGCGTCGAGCGCGTGACCACTGCGGCCAATGGCGAGGAGGTTCTCCGCCGCTGGGGGGCCGATCGCTCGGACCTGATCCTGATGGACGTGCGGATGCCCGGCCTCGGCGGTGTCGAGACCGTGCGCCGACTGCTGTCCGCCGATCCCGGCGCCCGGATCATCATGCTGACCGTGGCCGAGGATCTGGACGGGGTGGCGCTGGCGGTCGCCGCCGGTGCCCGCGGTTATCTCCACAAGGACGCCTCGCGCGCGGAGCTGCGCGCGACGGTGACCCAGGCGCTGGCCGATCCGACGTGGCGGCTCGCCCCGCGCCGGCTGCGGTCCGCCGAGATGGGGGCCGCGCCGACCCTCACGGCCCGGGAGATCCAGGTGTTGGAGGGCATGAGTCACGGCCGCTCCAACGCCGAGATCGGCCGTGAGCTGTTCCTGTCCGAGGACACCGTCAAGACGCACGCGCGGCGCCTGTTCAAGAAACTGGGTGCGTCCGACCGGGCGCACGCGGTGGCGCTCGGCTTCCGCTGGGGTCTGGTCCGCTGA
- a CDS encoding sigma-70 family RNA polymerase sigma factor — MRDDGKQEIGALVARAVEGDRQATHDLLAHVHPLALRYCRTRLSRLPGDARHFVEDLAQEVCVAVLCALPRYRDTGKPFEAFVFAIAGHKVADLQRAAMRHPGSTAVPSDEMPEQPDDSLGPEERALLSSDAEWAKKLLANLPEHQRELVLLRVAVGLTAEETGQMLGMSPGAVRVAQHRALSRLRALAEQ; from the coding sequence ATGCGCGATGACGGGAAGCAGGAGATCGGCGCTCTCGTCGCACGCGCCGTCGAAGGAGACCGGCAGGCCACCCATGACCTGCTGGCCCACGTGCATCCACTCGCCCTGCGCTACTGCCGCACCCGGCTCTCCCGGCTGCCCGGCGACGCCCGGCACTTCGTCGAGGACCTGGCGCAGGAGGTCTGTGTCGCGGTGCTGTGCGCACTGCCCCGCTACCGCGACACCGGGAAGCCCTTCGAGGCGTTCGTCTTCGCCATCGCCGGTCACAAGGTCGCCGATCTGCAGCGGGCCGCGATGCGGCACCCGGGCAGCACGGCGGTGCCGTCGGACGAGATGCCCGAGCAGCCGGACGATTCGCTGGGCCCCGAGGAGCGGGCGCTGCTGAGCAGCGACGCCGAGTGGGCCAAGAAGCTGTTGGCCAATCTGCCCGAGCACCAGCGGGAGCTGGTGCTGTTGCGGGTGGCGGTGGGGCTGACGGCGGAGGAGACCGGGCAGATGCTGGGGATGTCGCCGGGCGCGGTGCGGGTCGCCCAACACCGGGCGCTGAGCAGGCTGCGGGCGCTGGCCGAGCAGTAG
- the guaB gene encoding IMP dehydrogenase: protein MSDNVEGMPAKFAMLGLTYDDVLLLPGASEVLPNAVDTASRVSRNVRVNIPLLSAAMDKVTEARMAIAMARQGGAGVLHRNLSIEDQANQVDLVKRSESGMVTDPITVRPDAPLTEADALCAKFRISGVPVTDAAGKLLGIVTNRDMAFEMDRSRQVREVMTPMPLVTGKVGISGEDAIELLRRHKIEKLPLVDDAGVLKGLITVKDFVKAEKYPNAAKDAEGRLIVGAAVGVGDAAYDRAQALVEAGADFLVIDSAHGHSRGILDMIAKVKSNINVDVVGGNVATRDGAQALIDAGVDGVKVGVGPGSICTTRVVAGIGVPQVTAIYEAAKACHSADVPLIGDGGLQFSGDIAKAIAAGADTVMLGSLLAGCEESPGEMVFVNGKQFKSYRGMGSLGAMQSRGQARSFSKDRYFQDNVLSEDKLVPEGIEGQVPYRGPLSSVAHQLVGGLRASMGYVGSADIPELKEKGQFVRITAAGLKESHPHDVQMVTEAPNYARS from the coding sequence ATGAGTGACAACGTCGAGGGTATGCCCGCCAAATTCGCCATGCTCGGGCTGACGTACGACGATGTGCTGCTGCTGCCCGGTGCCTCGGAGGTGCTGCCGAACGCCGTGGACACCGCGTCCCGCGTCTCGCGGAACGTCCGGGTGAACATCCCGCTGCTCTCGGCCGCCATGGACAAGGTCACCGAGGCGCGGATGGCGATCGCCATGGCGCGGCAGGGTGGCGCGGGCGTGCTGCACCGCAACCTGTCGATCGAGGACCAGGCCAACCAGGTCGACCTGGTCAAGCGCTCCGAGTCCGGCATGGTCACCGACCCGATCACGGTCCGGCCGGACGCGCCGCTGACGGAGGCGGACGCGCTCTGCGCGAAGTTCCGGATCAGCGGGGTGCCGGTCACCGACGCCGCGGGCAAGCTGCTGGGCATCGTGACCAACCGCGACATGGCCTTCGAGATGGACCGCAGCCGTCAGGTCCGCGAGGTCATGACGCCGATGCCGCTGGTCACCGGCAAGGTCGGCATCTCCGGCGAGGACGCCATCGAGCTGCTGCGCCGCCACAAGATCGAGAAGCTGCCGCTGGTCGACGACGCGGGCGTGCTCAAGGGCCTGATCACGGTCAAGGACTTCGTGAAGGCGGAGAAGTACCCGAACGCGGCCAAGGACGCCGAGGGCCGGCTGATCGTCGGCGCCGCGGTGGGCGTCGGCGACGCGGCGTACGACCGGGCGCAGGCGCTGGTCGAGGCGGGCGCGGACTTCCTGGTCATCGACAGTGCGCACGGTCACAGCCGGGGCATCCTCGACATGATCGCCAAGGTCAAGTCCAACATCAACGTCGATGTCGTCGGCGGCAACGTCGCCACCCGCGACGGCGCCCAGGCGCTGATCGACGCGGGTGTGGACGGCGTGAAGGTCGGCGTCGGCCCCGGTTCGATCTGCACCACGCGGGTGGTCGCCGGCATCGGCGTCCCGCAGGTCACCGCGATCTACGAGGCCGCGAAGGCGTGCCACTCGGCGGACGTGCCGCTGATCGGCGACGGCGGTCTGCAGTTCTCCGGCGACATCGCGAAGGCGATCGCGGCGGGCGCGGACACCGTGATGCTGGGCTCGCTGCTGGCCGGCTGCGAGGAGTCGCCGGGCGAGATGGTCTTCGTCAACGGCAAGCAGTTCAAGTCGTACCGGGGCATGGGCTCGCTGGGCGCGATGCAGTCCCGCGGTCAGGCGCGGTCGTTCTCGAAGGACCGCTACTTCCAGGACAACGTGCTGTCCGAGGACAAGTTGGTGCCGGAGGGCATCGAGGGCCAGGTGCCCTACCGCGGTCCGCTGTCGTCGGTCGCGCACCAGCTCGTCGGCGGTCTGCGGGCCTCCATGGGCTACGTGGGCTCCGCGGACATCCCCGAGCTCAAGGAGAAGGGCCAGTTCGTGCGGATCACCGCGGCGGGCCTGAAGGAGAGCCACCCGCACGACGTCCAGATGGTCACCGAGGCCCCGAACTACGCGCGGAGCTGA
- a CDS encoding GuaB3 family IMP dehydrogenase-related protein, translating into MTEIEIGRGKRGRRAYAFDDIAVVPSRRTRDPKEVSIAWQIDAYRFELPFLAAPMDSVVSPQTAIRIGELGGLGVLNLEGLWTRYEDPEPLLAEIAELDGATATKRLQEIYAAPIKEELIGQRIKEVREAGVVTAAALSPQRTAQFSKAVVDAGVDIFVIRGTTVSAEHVSSAAEPLNLKQFIYELDVPVIVGGCATYTAALHLMRTGAAGVLVGFGGGAAHTTRNVLGIQVPMATAVADVAAARRDYMDESGGRYVHVIADGGVGYSGDLPKAIACGADAVMMGSPLARATDAPGRGHHWGMEAVHEDVPRGKRVDLGAVGTTEEILCGPSTTPDGTMNFFGALRRAMATTGYSELKEFQRVEVTVAPRR; encoded by the coding sequence GTGACTGAGATCGAGATCGGGCGCGGCAAGCGCGGCCGCCGGGCATACGCGTTCGACGACATCGCCGTGGTACCCAGTCGGCGCACCCGCGACCCGAAGGAGGTCTCGATCGCCTGGCAGATCGATGCCTACCGCTTCGAGCTGCCGTTCCTGGCGGCTCCAATGGACTCGGTGGTCTCGCCGCAGACCGCGATCCGCATCGGTGAGCTGGGCGGCCTCGGCGTGCTCAACCTCGAAGGGCTGTGGACCCGTTACGAGGACCCCGAGCCGCTGCTGGCGGAGATCGCGGAGCTGGACGGCGCCACCGCCACCAAGCGGCTCCAGGAGATCTACGCCGCGCCGATCAAGGAGGAGCTGATCGGGCAGCGGATCAAGGAGGTGCGCGAGGCCGGTGTGGTCACCGCCGCGGCGCTCTCCCCGCAGCGCACCGCGCAGTTCTCCAAGGCGGTCGTGGACGCGGGCGTGGACATCTTCGTGATCCGCGGGACGACGGTCTCCGCCGAGCACGTCTCCAGCGCCGCCGAGCCGCTGAACCTCAAGCAGTTCATCTACGAGCTGGACGTGCCGGTGATCGTCGGCGGTTGCGCGACGTACACCGCGGCGCTGCACCTGATGCGGACCGGCGCGGCGGGCGTGCTGGTCGGCTTCGGCGGCGGGGCCGCGCACACGACGCGGAACGTGCTGGGCATCCAGGTGCCGATGGCGACCGCGGTGGCCGACGTCGCGGCGGCCCGCCGGGACTACATGGACGAGTCCGGCGGCCGGTACGTGCACGTGATCGCCGACGGTGGCGTGGGCTACTCCGGCGACCTGCCGAAGGCGATCGCCTGTGGCGCGGACGCGGTGATGATGGGCTCGCCGCTGGCGCGGGCGACGGACGCGCCGGGCCGCGGCCACCACTGGGGCATGGAGGCGGTCCACGAGGACGTGCCGCGCGGCAAGCGGGTCGACCTCGGTGCGGTCGGCACGACGGAGGAGATCCTGTGCGGGCCGTCGACGACGCCGGACGGGACGATGAACTTCTTCGGGGCGTTGCGGCGGGCGATGGCGACGACGGGGTACTCGGAGCTCAAGGAGTTCCAGCGGGTTGAGGTGACCGTCGCTCCGCGGCGGTAG
- a CDS encoding nucleotide sugar dehydrogenase, producing the protein MPADLAVIGLGHLGLPLAQAATAAGLATLGYDPDPRAAALAGAGGPLSAAEIRRLLAAGFRTTTDPATLGRVRTAVLCAPTPPDEDRTPDLTALAEAARTLAARLRPHTTVILESAGHPGTTEEFLRPLLEAGSGLTAGRDFHLACSPARHDPGNRTHLYRNTPKVIGGLTPACTEAAAAFYGRLTDKVVRARGPREAETAHLLETNYRHINIALMNEMAVYCHEIGVDLWDVIRCAETKPFGFQSFRPGPGVGGHAAPLHPNHPATQGSSPRSPLRMVELAQEINGRMPAYVIQRCTTLLNEHGKSARGARILLLGVTYKPDLADLTGTPAHEVAARLRRLGAHLSYHDPHVPHWDVAGRPVPRADSLYEAASAADLTVLLQPHRTYDLQGLAVKAQLLLDTRGATPTGAAHRL; encoded by the coding sequence ATGCCCGCAGACCTCGCCGTCATCGGACTCGGACACCTGGGTCTCCCCCTCGCCCAGGCCGCCACCGCCGCCGGCCTGGCCACCCTCGGCTACGACCCCGACCCCCGCGCGGCCGCCCTGGCCGGCGCCGGCGGCCCGCTCTCCGCCGCCGAGATCCGCCGCCTGCTCGCCGCCGGCTTCCGCACCACCACCGACCCCGCCACCCTCGGCCGGGTCCGCACCGCCGTCCTGTGCGCCCCCACCCCGCCCGACGAGGACCGCACCCCGGACCTGACCGCCCTCGCCGAGGCCGCCCGCACCCTGGCCGCCCGACTGCGCCCGCACACCACCGTCATCCTGGAATCGGCCGGACACCCGGGCACCACCGAGGAGTTCCTGCGCCCGCTGCTGGAGGCCGGCTCCGGCCTCACCGCCGGCCGCGACTTCCACCTCGCCTGCTCCCCCGCCCGCCACGACCCCGGCAACCGCACCCACCTCTACCGCAACACCCCCAAGGTCATCGGCGGCCTCACCCCCGCCTGCACCGAGGCCGCCGCCGCCTTCTACGGCCGCCTCACCGACAAGGTCGTCCGCGCCCGCGGCCCCCGCGAGGCCGAGACCGCCCACCTGCTGGAGACCAACTACCGGCACATCAACATCGCCCTGATGAACGAGATGGCGGTCTACTGCCACGAGATCGGCGTCGACCTGTGGGACGTCATCCGCTGCGCCGAGACCAAGCCGTTCGGCTTCCAGTCCTTCCGCCCCGGCCCCGGCGTCGGCGGCCACGCCGCCCCCCTCCACCCCAACCACCCCGCCACCCAAGGCAGTTCGCCCCGCTCACCGCTCCGCATGGTGGAACTCGCCCAGGAGATCAACGGCCGGATGCCCGCCTACGTCATCCAGCGCTGCACCACCCTCCTCAACGAACACGGCAAGTCCGCCCGCGGCGCCCGCATCCTGCTCCTCGGCGTCACCTACAAGCCCGACCTCGCCGACCTCACCGGCACCCCCGCCCACGAGGTCGCCGCCCGCCTCCGCCGCCTCGGCGCCCACCTCAGCTACCACGACCCCCACGTCCCCCACTGGGACGTCGCCGGCCGCCCCGTCCCCCGCGCCGACTCCCTCTACGAGGCCGCCTCCGCCGCCGACCTGACGGTGCTCCTCCAGCCCCACCGCACCTACGACCTCCAGGGCCTGGCCGTCAAAGCCCAACTCCTCCTGGACACCCGAGGCGCCACCCCCACCGGCGCCGCCCACCGCCTCTGA
- a CDS encoding glycerol-3-phosphate dehydrogenase/oxidase codes for MKTATLGPAQRAKALTQMAERELDVLVVGGGVVGAGTALDAATRGLDTGLVEARDWASGTSSRSSKLIHGGLRYLEMLDFALVREALKERGLLLQRLAPHLVKPVPFLYPLQHRGWERLYAGSGVALYDGMSVSSGHGRGLPVHRHLSHRRALRVAPCLKKDALVGALQYYDAQMDDARYVTTLVRTAAAYGAQVANRARVVGFLREGERVVGARVQDVESGAEHEIRARQIVNATGVWTDDTQALIGERGQFHVRASKGIHLVVPKDRIHSTTGLILRTEKSVLFVIPWGRHWIIGTTDTDWDLDKAHPAASSADIDYLLEHVNTVLATPLTRDDVQGVYAGLRPLLAGESDATSKLSREHTVAHPVPGLVVIAGGKYTTYRVMAKDAVDEAVHGLDARVAECVTEDVPLAGAEGYRALWNARARIAARTGLHVARIEHLLNRYGSLAEELLQLVVADPTLGRPLAAADDYLRAEVVYACTHEGARHLDDVLTRRTRISIETFDRGTRSAREAAELMAPALGWDSAQIEKEVAHYQKRVEAERESQRQPDDLTADAARLGAPDIVPLS; via the coding sequence GTGAAGACAGCGACACTCGGACCGGCGCAGCGCGCCAAGGCACTCACCCAGATGGCGGAGCGAGAACTGGACGTCCTGGTGGTCGGCGGCGGGGTCGTCGGTGCCGGTACGGCGCTGGACGCCGCGACCCGCGGGCTGGACACCGGGCTCGTCGAGGCCCGGGACTGGGCGTCGGGCACCTCCAGCCGGTCGAGCAAGCTCATCCACGGCGGCCTGCGGTACTTGGAGATGTTGGACTTCGCGCTGGTGCGGGAGGCGTTGAAGGAGCGCGGGCTGCTGCTCCAGCGGCTGGCGCCGCATCTGGTCAAGCCGGTGCCGTTCCTGTATCCGCTGCAGCACCGGGGCTGGGAGCGCCTCTACGCGGGCTCCGGGGTGGCGTTGTACGACGGGATGTCGGTCTCCTCCGGGCACGGCCGGGGGCTGCCCGTCCACCGGCACCTCTCGCACCGCCGGGCGCTGCGGGTGGCGCCCTGCCTGAAGAAGGACGCGCTGGTGGGCGCGTTGCAGTACTACGACGCGCAGATGGACGACGCGCGCTACGTCACCACCCTGGTGCGGACCGCGGCCGCCTACGGGGCCCAAGTCGCCAACCGGGCACGGGTGGTGGGGTTCCTGCGTGAGGGCGAGCGGGTGGTCGGCGCGCGGGTGCAGGACGTCGAGAGCGGGGCGGAGCACGAGATCCGGGCCCGACAGATCGTCAACGCGACCGGCGTGTGGACCGATGACACCCAGGCGCTCATCGGGGAGCGCGGTCAGTTCCACGTCCGCGCCTCCAAGGGCATCCACCTGGTCGTCCCCAAGGACCGGATCCACTCGACGACCGGGCTGATCCTGCGCACGGAGAAGAGCGTGCTGTTCGTCATCCCCTGGGGGCGGCACTGGATCATCGGCACCACGGACACCGACTGGGACCTGGACAAGGCGCACCCGGCGGCCTCCAGCGCCGACATCGACTACCTGCTGGAGCACGTGAACACGGTGCTGGCCACGCCGTTGACCCGGGACGACGTGCAGGGCGTCTACGCCGGGCTGCGGCCGTTGTTGGCCGGTGAGTCGGACGCCACCAGCAAGCTGTCGCGGGAACACACCGTCGCGCACCCGGTGCCCGGTCTGGTGGTCATCGCGGGCGGCAAGTACACCACGTACCGGGTGATGGCCAAGGACGCGGTGGACGAGGCGGTGCACGGGCTGGACGCCCGGGTCGCGGAGTGCGTCACCGAGGACGTGCCGCTGGCCGGCGCGGAGGGCTACCGGGCGCTGTGGAACGCGCGGGCCCGGATCGCGGCCCGCACCGGGTTGCACGTGGCCCGCATAGAGCATCTGCTGAACCGCTACGGCTCGCTGGCCGAGGAGCTGTTGCAACTGGTGGTGGCCGACCCCACGTTGGGCCGGCCGCTGGCCGCCGCCGACGACTACCTGCGCGCCGAGGTCGTCTACGCCTGCACGCACGAGGGCGCCCGGCACCTCGACGACGTGCTGACCCGGCGCACCCGGATCTCCATCGAGACCTTCGACCGCGGCACCCGCAGCGCCCGGGAGGCCGCCGAGCTGATGGCGCCGGCCCTGGGGTGGGACAGCGCGCAGATCGAGAAGGAGGTCGCGCACTACCAGAAGCGGGTGGAGGCGGAGCGCGAGTCGCAGCGTCAGCCGGACGATCTGACGGCGGATGCGGCCCGGTTGGGCGCGCCGGACATCGTGCCGCTGTCGTAG
- a CDS encoding serine hydrolase domain-containing protein, which produces MPLSPAPRTAARAALSALAALGLTACSSIPFTSVPSPGAAPSPAAATAALHRLVADGAPGAASLVTRGGRLSASRFAAAGVADLRNGRKMRRPDHFRAGSLTKTLIATVVLQLVGEGQLSLDGRAADHLPPGVPRSGPHDGSDLRRVTVRQLLDHTSGLFNYTDDPRLATQLSGTGFPAHRYDHYTATELLRIALAHPPTAAPGTAYAYSNTNYLVLGLVIRAVTGHPYAEEVRRRILVPYGLRDTSFPGNSPALPTPHGRGYSRIDGRRVDSTAFDPSRAGAAGEMITTLGDLNRFFAALLGGRLLAPRQMSELRSEKATDGAYGMGLYATHLPCGVTVWGHNGDISGSYAQTAGTADGRHLVSYRVNTDAPASHTDGTAVLTAEFCPPRTARTRHS; this is translated from the coding sequence TTGCCCCTCAGCCCCGCCCCGCGCACCGCCGCGCGGGCCGCCCTGTCTGCCCTGGCCGCCCTGGGCCTGACGGCGTGTTCGAGCATTCCCTTCACCTCCGTTCCGTCCCCGGGGGCCGCGCCGTCGCCGGCCGCGGCGACGGCCGCGCTGCACCGCCTGGTCGCCGACGGCGCCCCCGGCGCGGCCTCGTTGGTCACCCGGGGCGGCCGCCTGTCCGCGTCCCGGTTCGCCGCGGCCGGCGTCGCCGATCTGCGCAACGGCCGGAAGATGCGCCGGCCGGACCACTTCCGGGCGGGCAGCCTCACCAAGACCCTCATCGCCACGGTGGTCCTGCAACTCGTCGGCGAGGGCCAACTGTCGCTGGACGGCCGGGCCGCCGACCACCTGCCGCCCGGCGTGCCGCGCTCGGGACCGCACGACGGGAGCGATCTGCGCCGGGTGACGGTCCGCCAACTGCTCGACCACACGAGCGGCCTGTTCAACTACACCGACGACCCCCGCCTCGCCACCCAGCTGTCCGGCACCGGCTTCCCCGCCCACCGCTACGACCACTACACCGCGACCGAGCTGCTGCGGATCGCGCTCGCCCACCCCCCGACCGCCGCCCCCGGCACCGCCTACGCCTACTCCAACACCAACTACCTGGTCCTCGGCCTGGTCATCCGGGCCGTCACCGGGCACCCGTACGCCGAGGAGGTACGCCGCCGCATCCTGGTCCCGTACGGCCTGCGCGACACCTCGTTCCCCGGCAACAGCCCCGCGCTGCCCACCCCGCACGGGCGCGGCTACTCCCGGATCGACGGCCGCCGGGTGGACAGCACCGCCTTCGACCCCAGCCGGGCCGGCGCCGCCGGCGAGATGATCACCACCCTCGGCGACCTCAACCGGTTCTTCGCCGCGCTGCTCGGCGGCAGGCTCCTGGCGCCCCGCCAGATGTCCGAACTGCGCAGCGAGAAGGCCACCGACGGCGCCTACGGCATGGGCCTCTACGCCACCCACCTGCCCTGCGGCGTGACGGTCTGGGGCCACAACGGCGACATCAGCGGCTCCTACGCGCAGACCGCCGGCACCGCCGACGGCCGGCACCTGGTCAGCTACCGGGTCAACACCGACGCCCCGGCCAGCCACACCGACGGCACCGCCGTCCTGACCGCCGAGTTCTGCCCGCCCCGCACCGCCCGGACCCGCCACTCCTGA